aggagcggtgactatgagtgagcaagatcggcaaatgattcgtgaagagactcttcgccgccgaggtgctagagcttcccgggctcagggaagaggcggtaggtcgattagagcatctcgtcgacctgcttattcttcagctgcccggaatgaccgaactcggcttcacgaggattttgtgaatagatggctcaactttagcaaccagggacagtagaatagtcctttgtaatggcgtaacgccttctcgtagggcagtggagttgtatgccgaacaagttttaataaatgaaatctttatttcgcttctatcactgcgtatttacagctcagcgaaaaaatttcatcgtgctcgtcctcggtcttatgaagtaaacttctttgaccggactcgtcctcggtcttatgaagtaagcttctttgaccggactcgtctttggtcttatgaagtaaacttctttgaccggacttggtcctcggtcttatgaaataaacttctttgaccggactcgtctttggtcttatgaagtaaacttctttgaccggactcgtctttggtcttatgaagtaaatttctttgaccggactaagcttgtgtcctaatttggcgagttttatcgctcggatcggactttcccttgtcctaatttggggatcggactttcccttgtcctaattcggcgagttttatcgcgtggatcggactttcccttgtcctaattcggcgagttttatcgcgtggatcggactttccctttgttgcagttcgtttcagacggactgcttgtttcttaagctgaattgtggtcttgtatcctccttagaagcttggactcacaatcgttggcttatatatgttctaaaaaggggatcagccttcgaagaacaagatacctcagtaacatttgtaagagacgacacgcacatagacagacaaaacgcacatagacaaacaaaacgcacatagacaaacaaaacgcacatagacaaacaaaacgcacatagacaaacaaaacgcacatagacaaacatgaaaaacaagtaaaaaacaaagaaagcacatacccctaggaccgaactagacacaagactgactgaccggactgtctcttacaaatggaacttcttgaggttggaaatgtaccatgttcggggtacttgttctcctgacatgtgggtcaatttgtaagaccctttgtcgaggacttctgacacccgatatggaccttcccatgtgggttcgagtttgcccagcttttctgctcggcttacttcgttgtttctcaagacgagatctccgacttgaaattgcagctttttcaccctttggttataataccgggctacttgctccttgtacttggctgcttttatgcaggccaattctcttctttcttcggcaagatctagttcggctctcagtccgtcatcattcatttctgaggagaaatttagagttcggggactgggtacgccgatctcaaccggaatcacggcttcagtgccgtacaccatcgagttcggctccggtgtgacttcggtcatttcgcctgcctctgactccggctgctgtgattgctatgcttgatggtgccgatctgattgttcggcacttttaagcgcaatctgcaaacactcttgctctttttcgatcacctcggatgaccgctatccctcctttagtggggaaggtgttcggcgaggatgcctctgatcgctatgatcgggcttctttttgtcttctctagatgagctgtctaaagaccgttttcgacggtctgcctcatcggcacgagaaaactggtccgcaatgtcccacatctcttgagctgtttgcggactgcattccacgagctttctgtagagagctccgggcaggattccattttggaatgccgaaatgacaagtagatcattgagatcgtctacttgtaggcattccttgtggaatcttgtcataaagtcgctgatcttttcgtcgcgaccttgacgtatagaaagcagctgagccgaagtgattcgggcttccgctttctgaaagaacctcctgtggaaagcatccattagatctcggtaagatctaatgctgccttgggggaggctatcgaaccaccttcttgcgttcccgataagcagctcgggaaacagcttgcacatatggacctcattgagaccctggttcaccatattatactgatagcgtcccaggaagtcatgaggattcactaacccgtcataagtcatcgacggagttcggtagttctgtggcaaggaagttcgggtgatatcgtccgagaacggagtcttcaatgctccgtacatggcgaacccgacatctcttcggtatggaggagatggagttctcctgtgattccggtaccgaggaggaacaggaacatgtcggggttgaggattcttcttcctggaagacacggcactactgcggtagtgactttcatgtctggatgaggagggagaatccaccgttttcgtctccggcttttggcccttttgcaggaaaattaagaactcttcctgcttctcggccaaaaacaacttgacagcctcgttcaaattgggctgctgggaagactcggtgcgatgagtctttaagcggcttgttccttctccgtgagaactggaagtagatttctcccgaggctgttttccagacctgcaggctggactagcttcctcatggttatcacgaacggtattatgggtgttacgtgatctggtatgcatttttttggtggaataggatcaaaaactcgctttatcacaaatttggttctctgtttcctacagacggcgccagtgatggttgggcgaatttttgatggtagtaaatgcaggtaatgaaaatatagatcacgacacaaggaattacgtggttcgatttactgaggtaaatctacgtccacgggaagaaaggagggcaagattgtattgcttgatctggtttacagcttacaaatacagacttgctatatgatctttgatgtctagagagctccctctctatctgatctaagttctatttatacattgaactaagatcgtggcttgcatcaccactaactaggtcgtggcttacatcatcactaattaggtcgtggcttacatcatcactaattagatcgtggatgtcgtggaggtcatgagatcctgcatgggtccaccactaaatagatcgtgtagtggaggtcgtggaggttctgcatgagtccactatctcccagttcggtcgaatactgagaccgaactgctgaactattgccgagcagcttttgccgatctgagagtagagcttgattggtcggcttttaccgagctgtaggctggggccgaactctttggtaatgccgaactgatactcttccttgggctttgggctgatgggccgtcactgctattgggcttgtttagtacgtaccccatcaaatTACTAACTTAGATTAAATAGCCATGTTTTACTGTTAATTGTTATTTTATGCTTTGTCATAGATTAAATTAGTctaaatgtgttttttttggcCTGGTTTTGTGATTTTAATGCCCTTTCGAGATCGCGGTATGTTTTGTACTTTTATTTGCATTATTCACTTTATATTTACTAGTTTCCAcaggagtgatcaattgctaatttaacttttaattaCTCACTACAACTAATTTAGAACCATAAGATATGTAGAGATCTAGCGGTCTATAAATCATCAtgtgtaattttgttttattattatttaaacttaaaaagataagaaaactATCAAAACTAGGGTTTTagatcaaaatatcaatatagtgcattaaacatatcaatacgattcattgaatatgtcaacacattttatcattgacattgtatatgtattatattgacatattacgATAGTTATATTGACATTAAGCTGCTTTTGAAAAATACGAAaattaaagaattttttttcaaattttgaaatcgaaacatatgcaagtgagatctcgttagaatccttataaaattatctttaatttgatataagttgtgtaaaaaaataatttaaattgagatagttataatcatttaaagtttttggatattttttgaaagttagttataactaacttttggtCCTCTCACACTCGGCTAGAGAAGAAATTAGAAAAATGAGAAACCCTATAGGTTGACGCCACAAATTCCATCCCCAAAAACCGTATTTAGATTGTGTTTCccctaattaatattttttctgtgcattgtattgatatttaggGGTgcgttagcaatataacacaccccttCCGCCTAGAATACAAATTTATATCCAAACAAATCAAATGTACTATAGAtttaagattttattttttaataaaatttaaaatatccaCTTCATATTTTTAAGTTTCCACCTATAATACAAACTCAAATTACAAGCCAAATGTACAATCAAATCGAAATATCACCCTTTATTTGTCATTCAAAATATAGAATAACTCATTATTCaagtataattaattattaaaataagtgtatagttttattttattttgcctTCTACTTTCACACATAAATACTAGGCGATACATAAGTGAGATAGTTTAATTGACCAAAACCCATATAGTGGTCACCCATTAAATAAAACAACCCATCACATGACATGCATGATGATGCACCTTCCAAAATTCATTGTTTCCTGCCCCATTTTATCTACTCTGAAATTGCAGATAACCTGTATTTAATACGATACCaatttcttcttattattattgtcgtatttcttatatttttcatattttaaaatgccaatttcatatatatagtattaaataaataaataaactaacgCGTGTATCGTAGTCTCATCAAAATATGGTCGTTGCGGTCTAAATACGAAGAACGACAGTGACAATGACAATTATTTTTCGTCTCATACTTTCTATTTTCacttattgaaaaaataatattgcGTGTTGTTAAAGCTTAATCATTTGACTATATCAACAATGAAATAATGGTAAAATGTTTTCCCTCTAATTATTAATTGAAGAGTCCGAATTACCTAAATGTTTTACCTAAAATGTTTCAAAGaaaaaacaacaataaaaaaacatttacGGAAATGTCAGATGCACTTTTTTCATTATTGAAcgaacataaattttaaaggaTATATTATGATATTTAAACTCGATATTATTTACTTCGAACATTAATTATTGTATTACTAAACCTATACGCAAACATACAAATTGTAAGATgcagttttgtattgatcaatCAAGCTAATACGCAGCTTTTATTGCGGAGTCACATTTGCCAATATTTTTGCACTCTtgcaaaaaatatttattattttattcctatttTGACGagtataaggccatccacaacgctgtctctataccgtctcttaaaccgtctcttaactactatttgagcactatttgagggccccactgtccttttttcctccatctcttaactaagagacggaggctgcaacgctccgtctcttaaccgtctctataccgtctcttaattactattcattcaatttaatttataattttttttaaaacccaattcaatttaaacaaacacactttattaaaattaaaacaatattacaacttaacattaaaaaagcgaagacataattaaaattctaaaaaaataaaaatgacataatttaatattctccgccaaagttttcccaaatgtgctcaattagatcctcttggagttgggtgtgggcgctagagtcgcgtgtccttgcccgaatagccaaccgttcttgtatagatggatgcgctccacttcgcggcggactacttgcagttgagcttccgggggattcggggtcgaaccaatttccggcatcgggtccttcgtctcggacaatcatgttgtgcaagattatgcacgtatacatgatgtcgaccatgctctccatgaaccacgaacgagccggggctttgatgatgttgaagcgcgcttggagaaccccgaacgccctctccacatccttgcgcgcagcctcctgcttctgcgcaaaaagagcctgctttgggttcgctggcctgccgcacgtcttcacgaaggtcggccacttcgggtagatgccgtcggcgagatagtaccccattttataccgtcggttgttggcgacgaagttgatggccggcgctttaccatccaaaacttcggtaaagaggtcggactgttggagcacgtttacgtcgttgttcgagccagggaccccgaagtacgcgtgccagatccaaagtcggtagtcggcaacggcctcgagtacaacggttgggtgggtgcctttgtggccgctcgtgtaggaacccctggccgccaaagtattcgctatgtggagaaatagcggtttccgcatgcggaaacggcgacggaaataggtatctccccaaatcgggttatcgcagaagtagtcgcgtactaaccgtgcggcggcttcctcccggttccgattgatgtacttccgggagcgtcgtgggggtggtgcggcttcctccgcctctcgtcgtcgatcttcttcgagtgattgttccattaattgacgcatttgctcaaaaggatccatttgtttgagttgattgaagatggaaattggagtgatagagaggatttgagaggaatagatgtgtgtttgtgtttgaaatgagtatggaatagaattatttatagagtaaaaaaattaaaaatttaaaaaatgaaaataaatatttaacggtaatattaccgtttgaaaaaaaaaaaatttttttttttattaaaaatcgatttttttaaaaaaaaaaatgaattattgcgtcatcagtgacgacgcccactcgcgggccagcgagtgggcgtcacgcacgcatggggacgtgccacgtgtctcgggcgcgtggcgagacagctcgtctcgtgtctctccgagacgagctacgcgacgagccggtcgcgagctggagacgagacggccgctgcaatgcgtctcgcgggggtctcgtctctccgagacgagacgcgagcccggcgcgagacgcgttgtggatggtctaaaaaAAGTTGAGTATTAAAAGAAATCGTCAAACACCAATCATGCCGGCTCAACTGTTAATTATCAATCTATATCGAGTGAAGTCATCGTGCCCAAAAACCACGCCgcgtttttcttttctttcctgtttctttttttttataatttagattAGATATTTAGAATATATTTCTGTAACAGAGAATTAAAGCAAGTTTAATCATGTCTGAAAACTAGTTTTTTTTCACAATGAACTACATTgatcatttaattatttaattaattactcaaattaaatttggataaaATTAAATCTGTCAAATAATGGAAGTTCATGTGTTGAAATAGTAGTagcaaattttaaatataaatgccGTTCATTAATTTTAGAATTCAACATTCACTTTTCATGATATTTTTACAAATGAAATATCTATATTTATATAGtttcaaatttcattttcatattttggtgtatttaaaaaaaacattttgcATGATATATTTCTCTGTCAAAAAATGTTGTTAAATGGgggattaaaatttaaatattgtgAATGTAATAATGAGATATAATTTATTCTAACTATGAAGAAATAATACGTTTATAAGGACTAATTTTGATAAGAAATTAAATGCATGATGAAAACGGCCGCCTTCTGATTATTTCCCAATTTCTTAAATAAATGATAGAGAAAATGAATAGTAATACTATAACTTTAGAAAACAGAGATATTCCGTATCCAGCCATCAAACTCTACTATACTCTCGTCATTTTTtggataaaaatgaattattttgaatttttgtgtgTGAAAATTAGATACCAATTCATGGAGCtagaaattttaaataaaaatcgttggaaaataatttttttgtcgAATCTAGAAAATTAgattccaatttattttattgatcaCCCAGGACCAGCTCTGAATAACTTCATCTCAATGGATTTAAGCCCAAAGCCATTTAAACTATTGAAGTATCATCATCATTTTACAAAATCTTACTACTCGCATGAAATTGCCTAGAAAATTTGGTTTGCCTAAGAAGTGAAGCTGAAACATATAGAAGATGTTAAATAGAAAGGATAATGTATATTGCACATACAGCACCAATATATTAAGTCTCACTAGCTAGCCACCGGCTGTTACTGTTTCCTCTTTCTTTTCGATTTATGCTCTGGCTCGACTTCGTCTGCCTTTTCGAGATTCTCACTTCGGCTCCACAGCAGCAACAACATTATGTCTAACTTACCTAGCCATGGCCCATGGCAGTTACTATTTCCTCTTCCTTTTGGACTTGCGCTCCGGCTCAACTTCGTCTGCCTTTTTTGATGAGCTTCTCACTTTGGCGCCTGCACTACAGCTCCACAATGCCCTCTCAACATCTGACGGTGTGAATACATCATCCGAACAAGACAGCTCCTGAAAATAATGTAGGACAGAGGTGATTACTCAGTGAGAATTTGAAGGTACAGACCATTTTAAGACAGAGAGTAACAACAATCAAAAGGAGACAATAAGTTGTCGTATGTCTTGAGAAGTCCTACTTGCTCAAGACAAATCACAAAATACCAATCGATACTGCCATTCGTAGTTCATCCAGATAGACTGTAAAATGGATCCACCTAGGTAGAAAGCCCACAACAGCAGAGCATTTGAAGTCATTGCATAGAAAACAAGCAACTCACCTTGCAACTATACACTATAAATAGCTTAGAAAAGCTTCCAAGGCTATCCATGAATTTACAAATCAATCACCTTGCAACGAGAtacaagaaggaaaaaggaaaagtaAATTGGAAAGCATCAAGATTGCTGACATTACATTACTAGTTTAGCTCCAAATGGTCATGGAAGAATCAGTCTCGGACTAGGTAACGAGATTCGTCTCACATACTACTGCATATTAGTTACATCAGCAGAAAGTATTGGTATGACAAAATTAGATATTTGTATCCAAAGATTACATGTCTATATCTCAATATTAAGTCTACTAATTGATGGATATGAATGCTTCCATCACCAAAAGCAAATCCAGAAAGAGAAGTTAAACAATCTGAAATGAAATCAATCTGCTTCAACTACTAGGAACTCAATAGAATGTAAAGGTTGTTACATTAGGATCAGTTTTGTTAAggcaaataataaaatttacaaACAGCTTTTATTGAAGTATCCACTTTAGAACACATCATCTAAGAATCCTATTCTTAAATCAAACAAGATTTAAACAAACTATTGCAGAACCCTAACACAGCAGCATACAGTTAAAAGACACCATCAGCTCTAAACAGAGCATAAGATccttaatttcaaaattatggCTCATATCCTATTCAAATCGTTGGATTACTGGAACTCGACAATCCAATTGCTGAGTAGGAGATGAAATATTATGCAACCATTTTGAATCAGAAAATCTTTGAATCAGAATATCTATGAATCACCAGTTAAAAACACAGAAACAAAAAAAGCAGCCAACCTTTGCCTTAGCTTGCACTTTTTCCACAAATGAGACATATGTCTTCAACGAATAATCCTTTGAGTTCCCAAGGACAGCCACCATTGCCTAATATTTCAGCATAATAAGAAACATTTGAATCAACAAACTATAATTCAATTGCATTTTCTCCATAATCTCAAACCCCACAAAAAGAATTTGATGAAACCATTCATACTTTCCATTTCCCCCAAATTAATTTAAAACCCCCAATTTTAATCCCTAAACCCtagaaatgaaaaataaaaataaaaccacCAGAATACCTCATCGGACATGAAGGGGGCGACATCAGGCGCGTAGGCGGCCAGGACTGCGGAGGCGGTGGCGGGCCCCACGCCCTTGAGGACCGTCAAGGCCGAGATGGCCTTGGAAGCGTCAGGCAGGGCAGCAAAGGCCTTAGTGGAGGCATCGGTGACGACGGCGTCGGCGAGTGAGGAAACGAAGGAGAGCAAGCGCGGGCGCCACTTGCCGCGAGCCAGCTTCCACTCCATAAGGCTGGAGAGTTCGGCGGTGGTGATGTAGGGATTGGGGTCGCGCTGGTGGAGCAGAGCTGGAAGGTCCTTGCGGTAGAAATCGTCATGGGAAATGAGGTGGGGTTTCCCGAGGCTTTTGATTACGGAATCGTAGGAGAGGAGGGTTTCTCTCCAGAGAGCGGCGTCGGCGGATTTGAAGTCCATTGGCAGAGGCGGTGGAGCGTGGCCGAGATAGTTGGGTTGGGGAAGTTGGCGGGCAACACgagataattattttttaatttccttaaacttttaaattttatcggcagagttgattttgttttaaAGTCCAAGAATATTTTTGGTTCACATTTGGTAGGTCAAATTATATCCCCAATGGACAAgtagattttttaaaaaaaactaaaattggtcctgaacatataaatattttacgattttaacattatcttttgaatctCAAACaattcaactcggatcacaatcggtCCAAAGTTAACTATTCCATCAAATTTTAACGGTCAAGTTTTAaatcccgattttgaccaaatatgCATGCAAGTAGTCGTTTTTatagtttataattttaagaattactacttaataataaaatattggatacaaaatactagtactagtactattatctctttggatgataacattaagaaattaatctagtcatttttatcatttggtaattcaaaaattataataatcataataataataaaataatagtaatagtaatagtaatagtaataataataataataataataataattgaatgggaatgactatgattatttcatttgatgataatattaagaaattatgtatatataaatatatgtagtcgtttatataatttgaaattttaaaaatgatttaataataaaataattgaattgtTAGTGACTATGATTAAAttgttggatgataacactatGAAATTAAGTATAAATGCAAATAGTCttttttataacttagaattatttaatactaataaaataattggttgtgaaatactattactaaattgttggatgataacaccaagaaattaaatatatatgcatgtagtcgcttttataacttagaattttaagaatattaataataaaataattagatgcaAAATActgatattattttttttataataacactaagaaattagtATATATGACGCagtcatttttatatttagaaatttaaaaactatttaataataaaataattggatgcgaATCAGTTTGATTATTTCGTTTGATAATAGCACTAGTTAAGAAATAAGTATAGATACATTAGtcgtttttataacttagaatttcaaaaattatttaataataaaataattggatgcaaaatactataaatatttatttggatGGTaacattaagaaattgtgtATATATGCACAGTCATtttctataatttataaatctaaatattatttaatgctaataaattaatttgatgtgaatgactatgatGATTTCGTTTAAtgataaaattcaaaaattaaatatatatggataTAGTCgtttttatattgaaatataaaaattactatttaacaataaaataatttgacgtGAATACTATGATTATTTCATTTGATGGCAACAATAAGAAATTaagtgaaatgaaaaaaatatccaCATTCTTGTTAATGGAAGAAGATATTATGCAACTAATGTATGGTATCTACATAATTGATTACTAAGATGGTAATTATCTCCTAAATCGGCTGAATGTGGTAATGATGATTATGGACATTTTAGTGTTTCCTAAATGATCATAGATGGTTAAATATGTAAAACATCAGATTAAATAATCATCATAAATTTATTGTAAATGTAAAATACCCAAAATATCCAATATTGTATacacaatttttgttaatttatcactaccctTACATTTTTCGTAGataaatactaatattaaatttaaaggtTGCATCATGGTAAACTCAAACCGAGACATTTGACATCAAACATCAACCACTATTAACTTCTCTTCTTAAATATTGGCCGTGGGCTAGTTGGTGTTTAAAAGGCTAACTGAAGGCCCCCTTCGAAAATAAATTTCAAGAATTATACGAGCCCATCATAAATTCACGTAGTCGCATAAttccatttaatttaatatacaaagtgtaaaacttaaaaaaaaaatactaatattctttTAAAACCTTTGTAAAATTATGGATTAATGTTAACCATACTTTTTGGGTGGCAGTCAACTTGAATTAGTATTATAAGTTCAGAATTTCTAGTAAAGAATATATTATATCAAGAAAATAGAGGGGATTGCAAAATTAGCACTTAGTATAACCATATTTTTTGGGGGTCGACGTTAACTAAttgtattttaataatgtaatttcTTGGGTTTTGGTAAGATAAGATTAATCTTCGAGCTCGTGGAGAGAGACTCAATCCCAAGATCTTGTCACATGACACTAACCAATTCATTATTACAATAATGATTTTAGTGTAATGCGTGGGCCGGGAATATTCGATAACTGTGTCCAAATTATAATATAGAAATAATGTGTCAAAAATATTGAATCTCTCCCCATTTGCTCATTTAAATATCTAATCAatctttatttgaatttttaatccAAAAGCATGTGGTGTGACAATTGAGTGACTCGGGTTTTGGGGTGTTGGGCTTTGAACATTAACAATATGCATGTTTATGAATTGAAAACTGTGTGTCCTACTAATCAAATACCAATAGAGATCTTTGCCTCATTATGCATTAAATTAGAGAACAATTTTGATATAAGCAACAACACATTGAGTCAAATGTTCATTATTTCTATGTGTATCCTTCAATGGAAGGGTCTATAAAATTTGTCACAAGTTTTATTTCTTCGTG
This sequence is a window from Salvia splendens isolate huo1 chromosome 5, SspV2, whole genome shotgun sequence. Protein-coding genes within it:
- the LOC121802232 gene encoding uncharacterized protein LOC121802232 — protein: MDFKSADAALWRETLLSYDSVIKSLGKPHLISHDDFYRKDLPALLHQRDPNPYITTAELSSLMEWKLARGKWRPRLLSFVSSLADAVVTDASTKAFAALPDASKAISALTVLKGVGPATASAVLAAYAPDVAPFMSDEAMVAVLGNSKDYSLKTYVSFVEKVQAKAKELSCSDDVFTPSDVERALWSCSAGAKVRSSSKKADEVEPERKSKRKRK